One window of the Zea mays cultivar B73 chromosome 3, Zm-B73-REFERENCE-NAM-5.0, whole genome shotgun sequence genome contains the following:
- the LOC109945168 gene encoding zinc finger MYM-type protein 1-like, whose protein sequence is MTLILRYVNNEGHVVEQFLAIKHVKDSKSDVLKEALFALLDHHDLSISKIRGQGYDGASNMRGEFNGLQKKIMDLSPHAYYVHCFAHQLQLVVVSVASSACCQSVHDFFEYIQLIVSTISSSCKRRGAIREKEHESIVEKLERGEFITGKGLHQATNLARPGDTRWGSHYLTLLRLETMWESVLHVLAIVHEDGRVPTQAAGLIEKMESFKFAFILKLMLKVLAITNELSQMLQRKSVDIVLAMELLDVVKARMAMMRTDNGWESFFEDVKEFCANKGIPVVDMDAEVPIRGRSRRDGFTVTNLHYYRTEIFFVVLDKINTELCHQFSEVSSELLVGFACLDPKKSFSMFNLEKLVKLVKLYDQDFTVVDRAMLREQLKTYIVHVRRHAAFSTCEDIATLSIKMVLTGKHVVFPLVYKLIELALLLLVSTSSVERTFSAMNIIKRELCNNIEDDWLNDLMVCYTEKEIFKSIDDELIIRRFQRLKTRRMQLPRSQELNAFLNLNLHLPLALCRLGMSWMDHH, encoded by the exons ATGACGTTGATATTGAG ATATGTGAACAATGAAGGCCATGTGGTGGAACAGTTCCTTGCCATCAAGCATGTCAAGGATAGTAAATCAGATGTTTTGAAGGAAGCTCTTTTCGCCCTTCTGGATCATCATGACTTATCTATATCCAAGATTAGAGGACAAGGATATGATGGTGCATCAAATATGAGAGGTGAATTTAATGGCTTGCAAAAAAAGATTATGGATCTTAGTCCACATGCTTATTATGTTCACTGTTTTGCACATCAACTACAACTTGTGGTAGTTTCTGTTGCTAGTAGTGCTTGTTGTCAATCCGTTCATGACTTTTTTGAGTACATTCAATTAATTGTAAGCACCATAAGCTCATCTTGCAAGAGAAGGGGTGCCATAAGGGAAAAAGAACATGAGAGTATTGTAGAAAAACTTGAAAGAGGTGAATTTATTACTGGAAAGGGTCTTCATCAAGCAACCAATCTTGCTAGACCCGGTGACACGAGATGGGGTTCACATTATTTAACCTTGCTTCGTTTAGAAACAATGTGGGAGTCAGTATTGCATGTTCTTGCTATTGTCCATGAAGATGGTCGTGTACCAACACAAGCAGCAGGGTTGATAGAAAAAATGGAGAGTTTCAAATTTGCTTTCATTCTAAAATTGATGTTGAAAGTGCTTGCAATCACAAATGAGCTCTCTCAAATGTTGCAAAGGAAGAGTGTTGATATTGTTCTTGCCATGGAGTTACTTGATGTTGTTAAAGCCCGAATGGCTATGATGAGGACAGATAATGGTTGGGAGTCATTCTTTGAAGATGTGAAAGAATTTTGTGCTAATAAGGGTATTCCTGTGGTAGACATGGATGCAGAAGTACCTATTAGAGGTCGATCAAGGCGAGATGGATTCACAGTCACAAATCTTCACTACTACCGCACCGAGATATTTTTTGTTGTTCTTGATAAAATCAATACAGAGTTGTGCCATCAGTTCAGTGAAGTTTCAAGTGAGTTGCTAGTTGGTTTTGCTTGCCTTGATCCAAAGAAGTCATTTTCTATGTTCAATTTGGAGAAGCTTGTTAAGCTTGTTAAGTTATATGATCAAGATTTCACAGTTGTTGATCGTGCAATGTTAAGAGAGCAACTCAAGACATATATTGTTCATGTGAGAAGGCATGCTGCTTTTAGTACTTGTGAAGATATTGCAACTCTTTCTATTAAGATGGTTCTGACTGGAAAGCATGTTGTGTTTCCTTTAGTCTACAAGCTAATTGAGTTGGCCCTATTATTACTTGTGTCAACGTCAAGTGTTGAAAGAACATTTTCAGCTATGAATATAATTAAGAGAGAATTGTGTAACAACATTGAAGATGATTGGTTGAATGATTTAATGGTTTGCTACACTGAGAAAGAGATCTTCAAATCCATTGATGATGAGCTTATTATTCGACGATTTCAACGCCTCAAAACTAGAAGGATGCAATTGCCTCGGTCACAAGAACTTAACG CCTTCCTCAACCTCAATCTTCATCTACCTTTGGCTCTATGCCGTCTAGGAATGTCTTGGATGGATCACCACTAG